The sequence gttttctgttcgtggaccttattccggtgattgatcgtgacgccatcggttcccgggatatacaagaagagcagattaaattctgttggtgtccataatctcgcttcgagattggaggtaaaatatttaattaattattatttattttacttgtgtgatttaatcgttaaacgttttgatacccatgatatgaaattgtttcatatcaaagaaaaataaaattttaaacttccgctgcaccgggtatcgattcaattgatctgaacacggttttccaacagtcttctcctcttcaaaggagttgatttatgtaataatattatgtctgaataaattttctaaatctcttgttctttcatgctcatatattataattaaatttatatactatacgccttaaggtagaaaatgaattaaggctgtgctgggtgtcgttgaaggaacttgtgcagaaaccatctgttgctaCTGCGTGGTtagagtgtgaggagcacttcgtaaaattcggcaggtatgacccgacgacattatggttaaagaggtatttaaattcaattcatcatacggaagcatgttggaccctaatctggagtatatcggctgaaaaccttgcgtaactaatAGTCTTGCATGTGcgggactggttcgataggtataacaaagccacgtacaaaggattagttttaattatattttaattcaaatatggggaCAACTAAGAAGTAAAAATAAAGAAAGTGATGGATAGGGAGTTAAGTTAAAGAGAAGTTTGGTAGTggggagtttaaaataatttgcccatAATATAATATAGAGGGTGTTTAGTTTCATTCTTGATGTTTTCCAAAGTTttgtttgaaaatatatatgttaCGGTTAATTTAGAAAACTACTGATTATAGAGATCAGCTCGTGtacattttaaatttattatactaatgatattaataataataaaagaaattgTTAAAAACAAATACCATGTTAAATAATCCCTCAAGCAAAAGCTGgggagaagagaagaaatccATGTACAAATTTGCAAGGCTCAAAACTTGATACCCTATTAGCATATAATAACAGGATCATCATATGATAAAAGAATGAATGAAACTTAGCCCATTTCAAGATTTCGAAACCTCTAGTTCGTCTGAGATTCATTACTCGAAGGCGAAGACTGGGGCAAAGGGCTTCGGCTTCTGCTTAAACTGTCGGTGATGGTCGTCGCGAGGGGCGGAGAGcgcgaagaagaagatgatgaattgGAAGATGAGTTCGAGAACCTATTTGAATGGCTTCTGAGTTTCTTTTTCTCAACTTCACATTGCTTGTCTTCTATTCTGTGGTGGCTTACTTTTGTTGTATTCAAGTTTACCGGAATTATGCATTGGCATAACAAAcctatatacacacacacacaataaaGTCTTCTTAGCACATAGTTGAAGATATCAAGAAaccaaaaatacatatataaatactCGGGGTACTATAGTCGAGTTGAGTCACCAATGAGTAGCTCGTTAACAACATCAAACCCATAAGTCGATGCTCGACAAGAAAGACTTATTTGAGGTGAGCGCTTGATCAATGATCATAAATTGTCATCTAAAAAGCTAACACTTTAATCAAAAACTCTTGGTGGAGCCCATCAAATTAATGGCTAAGCTACTCAAGTCTAATTCTAGTGGTATTACTTGAATGAAAAACCAGCATAACAGAAGCAGTCCATCCCTTGCAACCAAACATAAAGAAAGCCGAAAACCGTCGAATAGTTACCGATTCGGGCGAGGCGATTGATCCAATTCGGGATGGGATTCCCGGTGAGTTTGATGCAAGCATCGTTGCAGAAATGGTTGCAATTCTTGGTGATCAAGTTGTAAGCATCTCCCCTGTATTTTTCCGCAAGCTTCTCCATGATTCCCCTCACTTGACCCTCACTCAAATCAGTCCATCCTATGAGAATAGATTTCCTGAATGTGAATCCATCGCAGCTTTTTGGCTCTCCTTCGAATATCCCAGTTGTGGGATACTCATGGGCTCCAAATGCATACTCGTATCCATGAACTACAAATCcaacattttaaaataataaaataaaacaaatcccatttcaataaattaaacaaatcattcaaaaacatgTCCTTTTCGTCGaatacaaaaatttaaattcgTCCATTTCATAAGTAGTGATCGTCCAAAATGGCATCAAATCCGCATAAAGTGAAGTGGAATCGAGGAAGCAAGTAAGCAACGGAtgcaaatataatataataatcatatctcaaatcaagaaactatatttttttttataaaacaagTAAAATTTATTCCAAAAAACACTTGATCCTCCACCAGACGAATAAATCAAATCTTGACTTTCTTTTATATAATTCCGCAGAATAACTCCAACGTAGATCTGATTCATCACTCCACCAgaacaat comes from Henckelia pumila isolate YLH828 chromosome 4, ASM3356847v2, whole genome shotgun sequence and encodes:
- the LOC140866012 gene encoding deSI-like protein At4g17486 is translated as MLCRRSSMKSGGGSVPVHLNVYDLTSINGYAYWLGLGAYHSGVEVHGYEYAFGAHEYPTTGIFEGEPKSCDGFTFRKSILIGWTDLSEGQVRGIMEKLAEKYRGDAYNLITKNCNHFCNDACIKLTGNPIPNWINRLARIGLLCQCIIPVNLNTTKVSHHRIEDKQCEVEKKKLRSHSNRFSNSSSNSSSSSSRSPPLATTITDSLSRSRSPLPQSSPSSNESQTN